Proteins from a genomic interval of Luteibacter pinisoli:
- a CDS encoding N-acetylmuramoyl-L-alanine amidase, which produces MGIRLCAVILLLATLAGCATAPAVAPQRSALAHWSPSPNFNARKAQLIVLHHTSIGNAQASLRVLKTHNSQGEVSAHYLVEMDGRIDQLVDEGNRAWHAGASRWGDMTDLNSSSIGIEIDNDGHSPFTQPQIDALIRLLADVTTRLGIPRTAIVGHGDIAPGRKDDPSVQFPWATLAGYGFGLWFDAPLTPAPPGFDSLAAMRLVGYDVSNPRNAIIAFHRHYRAMETDTLDPTDASILYSLQRKLMAPRQ; this is translated from the coding sequence ATGGGGATCCGCCTGTGCGCTGTGATCCTGCTTCTCGCCACGCTAGCCGGCTGTGCCACTGCGCCAGCCGTCGCGCCGCAACGCAGCGCCCTCGCCCACTGGTCGCCTTCGCCGAACTTCAACGCGCGCAAGGCACAGCTCATCGTGTTGCACCACACGTCCATCGGCAACGCGCAGGCCTCCCTGCGCGTCCTGAAGACGCATAACAGCCAGGGCGAGGTCAGTGCGCACTACCTCGTCGAGATGGATGGACGCATCGACCAGCTGGTGGATGAAGGCAACCGTGCGTGGCACGCCGGCGCATCACGCTGGGGCGACATGACCGACCTGAATTCATCGTCGATCGGCATTGAGATCGACAACGACGGCCACTCACCGTTTACCCAGCCGCAGATCGACGCGCTGATCCGCCTGCTCGCGGATGTCACCACGCGCCTCGGCATTCCGCGCACCGCCATTGTCGGCCACGGCGACATCGCGCCCGGTCGCAAGGACGACCCCAGCGTGCAGTTCCCCTGGGCCACGCTGGCCGGCTACGGTTTCGGCCTCTGGTTCGACGCACCGCTGACGCCGGCACCGCCAGGTTTCGACAGCCTCGCGGCCATGCGCCTGGTGGGCTACGACGTCTCCAATCCGCGCAACGCCATCATCGCCTTCCACCGCCACTACCGGGCGATGGAAACCGATACCCTCGATCCCACCGACGCCTCCATCCTGTACTCGCTGCAGCGCAAGCTGATGGCGCCGCGTCAGTAA
- the ltaE gene encoding low-specificity L-threonine aldolase codes for MRTIDLRSDTVTQPAEAMRDAMLRAPVGDDVYGEDPTVNALQDRLAAELGFASALFVPTGTQSNLLALMSHCERGDEYIVGGDAHTYKFEGGGAAVLGSIQPQPIPQAADGTLPLDKVEAAIKPVDPHFARTRLLALENTWHGRALPFEYLAQARELATRRGLGFHLDGARLYNAATAYGRPAREVTAGFDSVSVCLSKGLGAPVGSVLLGDSKLIDRARRWRKVTGGGWRQAGMLAAAAMHALDHHVARLAEDHARARRLADALSAIDGLTLQGCHTNMVFVDVPAPRLQDLAKHMATHGIRLSIGYLPSIRLVTHLDIDDEGVERTVDAFRSFRY; via the coding sequence ATGCGAACGATCGACCTGCGCAGCGACACGGTCACCCAGCCCGCCGAGGCCATGCGCGACGCCATGCTCCGCGCGCCCGTAGGCGACGATGTCTACGGGGAAGACCCCACCGTCAATGCCTTGCAGGACCGCCTGGCCGCCGAGCTCGGTTTCGCGTCGGCGTTGTTCGTGCCCACCGGCACCCAGAGCAACCTGCTGGCGCTGATGAGCCATTGCGAGCGCGGCGACGAATACATCGTCGGCGGGGACGCCCACACCTATAAGTTCGAAGGCGGCGGTGCGGCGGTGCTGGGTTCCATCCAGCCCCAGCCCATCCCGCAGGCGGCGGACGGCACCCTGCCGCTGGACAAGGTAGAGGCCGCGATCAAGCCGGTGGATCCGCACTTCGCCCGCACCCGGCTGCTGGCGCTGGAGAACACCTGGCACGGTCGCGCGCTGCCTTTCGAATACCTGGCGCAAGCGCGCGAGCTGGCCACCCGTCGCGGGCTTGGGTTCCACCTGGACGGTGCGCGCCTGTACAACGCGGCCACCGCCTACGGCCGTCCGGCACGTGAGGTCACCGCGGGTTTCGACAGCGTGTCGGTCTGCCTGTCGAAGGGCCTGGGCGCTCCGGTCGGATCGGTGCTGCTCGGCGACAGCAAGCTCATCGACCGCGCACGGCGCTGGCGCAAGGTCACCGGTGGTGGCTGGCGCCAGGCGGGCATGCTGGCCGCGGCAGCGATGCATGCGCTGGACCATCACGTGGCGCGCCTGGCCGAGGACCATGCGCGCGCCAGGCGCCTGGCCGACGCTTTGAGCGCCATCGATGGCCTCACGTTGCAGGGCTGCCATACCAACATGGTTTTCGTCGACGTGCCAGCGCCCCGCCTGCAGGATCTGGCGAAACACATGGCCACCCACGGCATTCGCCTCAGCATCGGCTACCTGCCGTCCATTCGCCTGGTGACGCACCTCGACATCGATGACGAAGGGGTCGAGCGTACCGTCGACGCGTTCCGCAGCTTCCGTTACTGA
- a CDS encoding gluconokinase — translation MITIVMGVSGSGKSTIGGDLAAHLGLPFIDGDSLHPQANRDKMAAGIPLDDADRQPWLEAIVAVMDEHRANHVSLVLACSALKRRYRNFLRSGHDDVRFVYLHASRELLAERLGHRPGHFFNPALLDSQLATLEEPSRSEAVWIETTDAPAAIVEKVIRAGCAEARRATRPVPGG, via the coding sequence ATGATCACCATCGTCATGGGCGTCTCCGGCAGCGGCAAGAGCACGATAGGCGGCGACCTCGCGGCCCACCTCGGATTGCCCTTCATCGACGGCGACAGCCTCCATCCCCAGGCCAACCGCGACAAGATGGCGGCGGGCATTCCGCTGGACGACGCCGACCGCCAGCCCTGGCTCGAGGCGATCGTGGCCGTCATGGACGAGCACCGGGCCAACCACGTGTCCCTCGTGCTGGCCTGCTCGGCGCTCAAGCGCCGCTATCGCAACTTCCTGCGATCCGGCCACGACGATGTTCGCTTCGTGTACCTGCACGCCAGCCGCGAGCTGTTGGCCGAGCGCCTGGGCCATCGCCCCGGCCACTTCTTCAATCCCGCCCTGCTCGACAGCCAGCTGGCCACCCTGGAAGAGCCCTCGCGCAGCGAAGCGGTGTGGATCGAGACCACCGACGCCCCGGCGGCGATCGTGGAGAAGGTGATCCGCGCCGGTTGTGCCGAGGCGCGCCGCGCGACCCGGCCCGTCCCCGGCGGCTAA